One window from the genome of Canis aureus isolate CA01 chromosome 18, VMU_Caureus_v.1.0, whole genome shotgun sequence encodes:
- the LOC144288997 gene encoding LOW QUALITY PROTEIN: uncharacterized protein LOC144288997 (The sequence of the model RefSeq protein was modified relative to this genomic sequence to represent the inferred CDS: substituted 1 base at 1 genomic stop codon) has translation MAPRDISVLIPHTSALLEEKQKMTKSHGPLSFEDVAVAFTKEEWQQLDPAQRTLYRDVMLENFSHLVSLGHPVSKPDVISKLEQGEEPWIIKRDIPNWIYPERENRLENPQLDMLGGVSFHKEILESVTRDCSLYSIFKVWQDDDQVERDQENQNRLLRQVMAIKHKTAVEESGYSFKALGKLFHDYTDLDASKQRLCKCNSFEKSLEPNIKLFHCTRGYARKNTDENFGCGSTLISSYSKHEKNQNGVKHCEGSQCGKIISNKQSLIQNVNNETGEKTCVCIECGKSFLKKSQLLIHQRIHTGEKPYDCGTCGKAFSEKSHLIVHQRTHTGEKPYECSECGKAFSQKSSLIIHQRVHSGEKPYECSDCGKAFCEKSPLIIHQRIHTGEKPYECNQCGKAFSQKSQLVIHHRAHTGEKPYECTECGKAFCEKSHLIIHKRIHTGEKPYKCAQCEEAFSRKSELIIHQIIHTGEKPYECTECGKTFSRKSQLIIHQRTHTGEKPYKCSECGKAFCQQSHLIGHQRIHTGEKPYVCSECGKVFSQKSHLPGHQRIHTXEKPYVCAECGKAFSQKSDLVVHRRIHTGEKPYRCAVCGKAFIQKSQLTVHQRIHTVVKS, from the coding sequence ATGGCTCCTAGAGATATATCAGTCCTGATTCCTCACACCTCTGCTCttttggaagaaaaacagaaaatgaccaAGTCTCATGGTCCATTGTCATTTGAGGATGTGGCTGTAGCTTTCACCAAGGAGGAGTGGCAGCAACTGGATCCTGCTCAGAGGACCCTATACAGagatgtgatgctggagaacttCAGCCACCTGGTCTCATTGGGACATCCAGTTTCCAAACCAGATGTCATCTCAAAGTTGGAACAAGGAGAAGAGCCATGGATCATAAAGAGAGACATACCAAATTGGATCTATCCAGAGAGGGAGAATAGACTCGAAAATCCTCAATTGGATATGCTTGGAGGTGTTTCCTTCCATAAGGAGATATTGGAAAGTGTAACAAGAGATTGTTCATTGTACTCCATTTTTAAGGTCTGGCAGGATGATGACCAGGTGGAGAGAGATCAGGAAAATCAAAACAGACTTCTCAGGCAAGTCATGGCCATCAAACATAAAACAGCTGTTGAAGAGTCTGGCTATTCATTTAAGGCATTAGGAAAACTATTTCATGACTACACAGACCTAGATGCTTCAAAACAAAGACTGTGTAAATGTAACTCATTTGAAAAGAGCTTGGAACCTAATATAAAGTTATTTCATTGTACTAGGGGTTATGCAAGAAAAAACACTGATGAGAATTTTGGATGTGGGAGTACacttatttcttcctattctaaacatgaaaaaaatcagaatggggTGAAACACTGTGAAGGTAGTCAATGTGGAAAAATTATCAGCAATAAACAATCTCTTATTCAAAATGTGAATAATGAAACTGGAGAGAAGACCTGTGTATGCATTGAATGTggaaaatcttttctaaaaaagtcaCAACTCCTAATACATCAacgaattcatactggagagaaaccatatgattgtggtacatgtgggaaagccttcagtgAGAAGTCACATCTCATTGTACATCAGAGAACTCATACTGgggagaaaccttatgaatgttcTGAATGTGGAAAAGCTTTCTCTCAGAAATCATCCCTCATTATACATCAGAGAGTTCACTctggagaaaaaccatatgaatGTAGTGACTGTGGGAAAGCCTTCTGTGAGAAGTCACCCCTCATTatacatcagagaattcacactggagagaaaccttatgaatgtaatcaatgtgggaaggccttctcCCAGAAGTCACAGCTGGTTATACATCATAGAGCTCATACTGGAGAGAAGCCATATGAATGTactgaatgtgggaaagccttctgTGAGAAGTCCCACCTCATTATACATAAAAGAATTCACACTGGggagaaaccttacaaatgtgcTCAGTGTGAGGAAGCCTTCAGCAGAAAGTCAGAACTCATTATACATCAGATAATTCATACTGgggagaaaccttatgaatgtacTGAATGTGGGAAGACCTTCTCCCGGAAGTCACAGCTCATCATACATCAGAGAAcgcatactggagagaaaccttataaatgcagtgaatgtggaaaagccttctgTCAGCAGTCACACCTCATTggacatcagagaattcacacaggAGAAAAACCTTATGTATGTAGTGAATGTGGAAAAGTCTTCTCTCAGAAGTCCCACCTCCCAGGGCATCAGCGCATTCATACATGAGAGAAACCATATGTATGTGCTGAATGTGGAAAGGCCTTTTCCCAGAAGTCAGACCTTGTTGTACATCGGAGAATTCATACTGGGGAGAAACCCTATCGGTGTGCTGTATGTGGGAAAGCATTCATTCAGAAGTCACAACTCACTgtacatcagagaattcatacagtGGTAAAATCATAA